CATTAAAAAGCTAAGAGTACTTCAACTCTTAGCTTTTTCTGTATCTAATTATTTATTTTCAATAGGCTTCATAGTTGGGAATAGTATAACATCTCTGATTGATGATTGATTAGTTAAAATCATTATCAATCTATCTATACCTATACCTAACCCTCCAGTTGGTGGTAAACCTACCTCTAAAGCATTTAGGAAGTCAGTATCCATCATATGAGCTTCATCATCACCTGCTTCTCTTTGTTTTAATTGTTCAATAAATCTCTGCCTTTGATCTATTGGGTCGTTTAATTCAGAAAATGCATTAGCTATCTCCCATGTATTAATAAATGCTTCAAATCTATTAGTAATTCTTGGATCATCAGGATTTCTCTTAGCTAATGGTGATACTTCTACTGGATGATGTGTAATAAAAGTAGGTTGAACTAAATGTTTCTCTGCGTACTCTTCAAATAACTCATTTATTACATGTCCTCTAGTCATTCCTGGCTTTATCTCTATCCCTTTTTCTTTTGCTATTTTTAATGCTTCTTCATCTGTGTTTATTTCACTAAAATCTACCCCTGCATATTTCTTTACTGCTTCTTCCATGCTCATTCTATTCCATGGTGGTGTTAAATCTATTTCTTTACCTTGATAGTTTATTTTAGTTGTTCCTAACGCTTTTTCTGCAACATATGCAACTAAGTTTTCAGTTAATCTCATCATATCTTCATAATCAGCATAAGCCTGATATAATTCAATAGCTGTATATTCAGGATTATGTTTTATTGACATTCCTTCATTTCTGAACATTCTGCCCATTTCATAAACTTTATCAAATCCACCTACTATTAATCTTTTTAAGTATAGCTCATTTGCAATTCTTAAGTACATATCTATATCTAAAGTATTATGATGAGTGATAAATGGCCTAGCAGCCGCACCACCAGCTATAGTGTTTAAAATTGGTGTATCAACTTCTAAGAAGCCTCTGTTATCTAAATACTCTCTAACTGCTTTTATTATTTTTGACCTTAGAATAAATGTTTGTTTAACTTCAGGATTTACAATCAAATCTACATATCTCTGTCTATATCTTAAATCTGGGTCTTTAAGTCCATGGAACTTCTCAGGTAATATTTGTAATGATTTAGTAAGTAATACGATTTCTTCAGCTTTTACAGAAATTTCACCTTTCTTAGTTTTAAATACTTCTCCCTTTACGCCAATTATATCTCCAATATCATAGGTTTTAAAAATTTCATATTCTTCTTCTCCAATTAAATTAACCTTTACAAAAACTTGAATTCTACCTTCACTATCTTGTATATCAATAAAACTTGCTTTACCATGCCCTCTTTTAGACATGATTCTACCTGCTATCGAAACAAACTTTCCTTCCATTTCATCAAAATTATCAATAATATCCTTACTATGATAAGTCACTTCATATTTTTCTATTTTAAATGGGTCTCTTCCCATTTCTCTAAGTTTATTAAG
This genomic interval from Caloranaerobacter ferrireducens contains the following:
- the lysS gene encoding lysine--tRNA ligase, whose amino-acid sequence is MTYEESNLNEMLRLRREKLNKLREMGRDPFKIEKYEVTYHSKDIIDNFDEMEGKFVSIAGRIMSKRGHGKASFIDIQDSEGRIQVFVKVNLIGEEEYEIFKTYDIGDIIGVKGEVFKTKKGEISVKAEEIVLLTKSLQILPEKFHGLKDPDLRYRQRYVDLIVNPEVKQTFILRSKIIKAVREYLDNRGFLEVDTPILNTIAGGAAARPFITHHNTLDIDMYLRIANELYLKRLIVGGFDKVYEMGRMFRNEGMSIKHNPEYTAIELYQAYADYEDMMRLTENLVAYVAEKALGTTKINYQGKEIDLTPPWNRMSMEEAVKKYAGVDFSEINTDEEALKIAKEKGIEIKPGMTRGHVINELFEEYAEKHLVQPTFITHHPVEVSPLAKRNPDDPRITNRFEAFINTWEIANAFSELNDPIDQRQRFIEQLKQREAGDDEAHMMDTDFLNALEVGLPPTGGLGIGIDRLIMILTNQSSIRDVILFPTMKPIENK